From the genome of Coleofasciculaceae cyanobacterium, one region includes:
- a CDS encoding GAF domain-containing protein yields the protein MPDFNFDHNSVHSSLGQQKENLVAAIALRIRQSLDLELILKQTVAEVRQFLQTDRVLIYRFEPDLNGVIVVESVKKTAQSVYDHKIKDPCFAAQHLERYKQEKVHIINDVSTATLASCYKDVLTNVGVWANLVVPIVASEELWGLLIAHHCESPRQWQASEVELLKQLATQVGIAVQQAELYDRVQSLNSYLEEKVRQRTATLQNSFKFETLTRKVTQKIRDSLDEPQILQTVTQEIGQVLNIERCKIELYDRDRTTAEVAYEYTTKLPNCQGSIRQVADFPELYQQLLHKESLQFVEKVPELNPLNVQATRLVCPIFDDRGILGNLWLLRPKEQFFQSSEIMLVEQVANQCAIAIRQARLYQQSQIQVKELARLNFFKDNFLKTISHELRTPMSSIQLASETLEVLLEKEIGSHRSATFTKVLNIFRSACNRQNQLVNDLLTLCYIDAQQELMTMQWIDLSVWLPQIVAPFKERVNNQHQALIIDLEPHLPQFKSDISTIKRTLAELVNNACKYTPSGETITVTASSVDDGIKLSVCNTGIEIPPLEQQRVFDKFYRIPHHDPWKFGGTGMGLALVKNMLKLLNGKIYLHSQPGKTVFTIELPCETIKS from the coding sequence TCGTTTTGAGCCAGACCTAAATGGTGTTATTGTCGTCGAATCGGTTAAGAAAACAGCTCAGAGCGTTTATGATCATAAAATTAAAGATCCCTGTTTTGCCGCTCAACATCTCGAAAGATATAAACAGGAAAAAGTCCATATCATAAATGATGTGTCAACCGCTACATTAGCATCCTGCTATAAAGATGTGCTGACAAATGTTGGAGTATGGGCAAATTTAGTCGTGCCGATTGTCGCCAGTGAAGAACTATGGGGACTTTTAATTGCCCATCATTGTGAGTCACCTCGTCAATGGCAGGCTTCAGAAGTTGAACTTCTCAAGCAATTAGCAACCCAGGTAGGAATCGCGGTGCAACAGGCAGAACTTTACGACCGAGTTCAAAGTCTGAACAGCTATCTGGAGGAAAAAGTTAGACAGCGTACAGCCACGCTACAAAACTCATTTAAGTTTGAAACCTTGACTCGTAAAGTAACCCAAAAAATACGCGATAGTTTGGATGAACCGCAAATTTTGCAGACAGTCACGCAAGAAATTGGGCAAGTTCTCAATATAGAACGTTGCAAGATTGAGCTTTACGATCGCGATCGCACTACAGCGGAAGTGGCTTATGAGTATACTACTAAATTGCCCAATTGCCAGGGAAGCATTCGACAGGTTGCCGATTTTCCCGAACTCTATCAGCAGCTACTGCACAAAGAATCACTTCAGTTCGTGGAAAAAGTTCCCGAACTTAATCCGCTCAATGTTCAAGCAACCAGATTGGTTTGCCCTATTTTTGACGATCGGGGAATTTTAGGAAATCTTTGGCTATTGCGACCTAAAGAGCAATTTTTCCAGTCATCTGAAATTATGCTGGTAGAGCAGGTTGCTAATCAATGTGCGATCGCTATTAGACAAGCTCGACTATATCAACAATCGCAAATACAGGTCAAAGAACTGGCTCGATTAAACTTTTTCAAAGATAATTTTCTCAAGACTATTTCTCATGAATTGCGGACTCCCATGAGCAGCATTCAGCTAGCTTCAGAAACATTGGAGGTTTTACTGGAAAAGGAAATAGGCAGCCATAGATCTGCTACCTTTACTAAAGTTTTGAATATTTTTCGCTCTGCTTGCAACAGGCAAAATCAACTGGTAAATGATCTGCTTACTCTCTGCTATATTGATGCCCAACAAGAATTGATGACAATGCAATGGATTGATTTGTCAGTATGGCTACCGCAAATTGTTGCACCATTTAAAGAGCGGGTTAACAATCAACACCAAGCTTTAATTATCGATCTCGAGCCACATTTACCCCAGTTTAAATCAGATATCTCAACTATTAAGCGGACTCTAGCTGAATTAGTAAATAATGCTTGTAAATATACTCCTAGCGGAGAAACTATTACTGTTACTGCTTCATCAGTAGATGACGGAATTAAACTTAGCGTGTGCAATACAGGAATAGAAATACCTCCATTAGAACAACAGCGAGTTTTTGACAAGTTTTATCGCATTCCCCATCATGACCCTTGGAAATTCGGCGGGACTGGTATGGGACTGGCTTTGGTCAAAAATATGCTCAAATTGCTTAATGGCAAGATTTATTTGCATAGCCAACCAGGAAAAACTGTTTTTACGATTGAACTTCCCTGTGAAACCATAAAAAGTTAA
- a CDS encoding succinate dehydrogenase cytochrome b subunit: MTISSDRPKLINFYTSLIGKKIITGVTGLGLSLFVLLHMAGNLTLFAGNNQYNQLAHFLENLGILLYLIEFTLLGLAIFHVVVGVSIKLNTFKARPVGYSQFKSVGEPSKQSLSSRSMLVTGVVLLGFLILHLSIFKFGTYYSTVVNGVEMRDLSSLVIEKFRNPVYAFGYTGIMIILAFHLRHGIWSAWQSIGLLNSKISPAVYALALILAILIAIGFIALPLSIYFGFITGS, encoded by the coding sequence ATGACCATAAGTAGCGATCGCCCAAAACTGATTAACTTTTATACTTCTTTGATTGGCAAGAAAATTATCACAGGTGTCACAGGATTGGGTTTGTCTCTGTTTGTTCTGTTGCATATGGCGGGAAACTTGACTTTGTTTGCGGGTAACAATCAATACAATCAGCTAGCGCATTTTCTCGAAAATTTAGGCATTTTACTCTATTTAATTGAGTTTACCTTATTAGGATTGGCGATATTTCATGTTGTGGTCGGTGTCTCAATTAAACTGAACACTTTCAAAGCTAGACCAGTCGGCTACAGTCAGTTTAAAAGTGTCGGTGAACCAAGTAAACAGTCGCTAAGTTCCCGCAGTATGCTGGTTACGGGCGTAGTGTTGCTGGGATTTCTGATCTTACACCTATCGATTTTTAAGTTTGGAACATATTACTCCACGGTGGTTAATGGTGTGGAGATGCGAGATTTATCTAGTTTGGTGATCGAGAAGTTTCGTAACCCAGTATATGCTTTCGGCTATACAGGAATAATGATTATCTTAGCTTTTCATCTGCGCCATGGTATTTGGAGTGCCTGGCAATCAATTGGCCTACTCAATTCTAAAATTAGTCCTGCCGTTTACGCGCTCGCACTTATTTTAGCCATTTTAATTGCGATCGGCTTTATAGCTTTACCTTTGTCTATTTACTTTGGCTTTATTACGGGTAGCTAA
- a CDS encoding fumarate reductase/succinate dehydrogenase flavoprotein subunit, which produces MLDPKIPPGRLQDKWDYYKDHCKLVSPANKKKHTILVVGTGLAGASAAATLAELGYNVKSFCIQDSPRRAHSIAAQGGINGAKNYPNDGDTIWRLFYDTIKGGDYRSREANVHRLAQISNQIIDQCVAQGVPFAREYSGLLANRSFGGAQVSRTFYARGQTGQQLLLGAYSSMSRQIAEGKIAMFSRREMLDLVLIDGKARGIIVRNLITGEIERYVGDAVLLCTGGYSNVFYLSTNARNSNVTAAWRCYKRGALFANPCYTQIHPTCIPVSGSYQSKLTLMSEGLRNDGRVWVPKQPGDKRHPHQIPEAERDYYLETRYPSFGNLVPRDVASRNAKQVTDEGRGVGETGLAVYLDFRDAIALLGRELIAERYGNLFEMYERITGENPYEVPMRIYPAVHYIMGGLWVDYNLMSTIPGLHVLGEANFSDHGANRLGASALMQGLADGYFVIPYTLGNYIATTDLPPVATTHSAFEESEATVNTKVNKLLNIKGKKTVTEFHRQLGNILWNNVGMSRNQAGLENAIAQITALKQEYWQNVNIPGDEHTFNKNLEFAGRVADFLELGELMARDALDRHESCGAHFREECQTPEGEAQRDDDHYAYVAAWQYEGDEKTPVLHKEQLEFDNVELTQRSYK; this is translated from the coding sequence ATGCTCGACCCCAAAATTCCTCCAGGTAGACTGCAAGACAAATGGGACTACTATAAAGATCACTGCAAGTTAGTTAGCCCTGCTAACAAGAAAAAGCACACCATCTTAGTAGTCGGTACTGGTTTAGCGGGTGCTTCAGCAGCAGCTACCTTGGCAGAGTTGGGTTATAACGTCAAAAGCTTTTGTATTCAAGACTCTCCCCGTCGCGCCCACAGTATTGCAGCCCAGGGTGGAATTAATGGGGCAAAAAACTATCCTAATGATGGGGATACAATATGGCGATTGTTTTACGACACGATCAAAGGTGGCGATTATCGTTCTCGCGAGGCTAACGTCCATCGTCTAGCGCAGATTAGTAATCAAATCATCGATCAGTGTGTGGCACAGGGCGTACCATTTGCCCGGGAATATAGTGGGTTGCTAGCTAATCGTTCTTTTGGTGGGGCGCAGGTATCACGTACCTTTTATGCGCGGGGACAAACGGGACAACAGCTATTACTGGGGGCATATAGTTCCATGTCGCGGCAAATAGCTGAGGGAAAAATCGCGATGTTTTCTCGGCGAGAAATGTTGGACTTGGTATTAATTGACGGCAAAGCCAGAGGAATTATTGTTCGTAACTTAATTACGGGAGAAATTGAGCGTTACGTAGGGGATGCAGTGCTACTTTGTACTGGTGGCTATAGTAATGTTTTCTATCTTTCTACTAATGCCCGTAACTCGAATGTTACCGCTGCTTGGCGATGTTATAAGCGCGGGGCTTTATTTGCTAATCCTTGTTACACTCAAATTCATCCTACCTGTATTCCTGTATCGGGTTCTTATCAGTCTAAGTTAACCTTAATGAGTGAAGGGTTGCGCAATGATGGGCGGGTATGGGTACCAAAACAGCCAGGAGACAAACGCCATCCCCACCAAATCCCTGAAGCCGAAAGAGATTATTATTTGGAAACCAGATATCCCAGCTTTGGTAATCTTGTCCCCCGTGATGTGGCTTCTCGTAACGCAAAGCAGGTAACTGATGAAGGTAGAGGTGTTGGCGAAACAGGACTTGCGGTTTATTTAGACTTTAGAGATGCGATCGCGCTTTTAGGTCGAGAACTAATCGCCGAACGTTACGGTAATCTCTTTGAGATGTATGAACGCATCACAGGCGAAAATCCCTACGAAGTTCCGATGCGGATTTATCCTGCCGTTCATTATATTATGGGTGGCTTGTGGGTAGATTATAACCTGATGAGTACTATTCCTGGCCTGCACGTTCTGGGCGAAGCTAATTTCTCCGATCATGGCGCAAACCGTCTGGGTGCGAGTGCCTTAATGCAGGGATTAGCCGATGGTTATTTTGTCATTCCTTACACTTTGGGTAACTATATTGCTACCACTGATTTACCCCCCGTTGCAACTACTCACTCCGCTTTTGAGGAATCTGAAGCTACGGTTAACACCAAAGTCAACAAACTATTAAATATTAAAGGAAAGAAAACCGTTACTGAATTTCATCGCCAATTGGGTAATATTCTCTGGAACAATGTCGGGATGTCTCGTAATCAAGCTGGATTAGAAAATGCGATCGCGCAAATTACCGCATTAAAACAAGAATACTGGCAAAACGTTAATATTCCTGGAGATGAGCATACCTTTAATAAAAACCTGGAATTTGCGGGTAGAGTTGCCGACTTTTTAGAACTTGGGGAATTAATGGCGCGGGATGCTTTAGATAGACATGAATCCTGTGGCGCACACTTCCGCGAAGAATGCCAAACTCCAGAAGGGGAAGCACAACGTGATGATGATCATTATGCTTATGTTGCCGCCTGGCAATACGAAGGAGATGAAAAAACTCCTGTTTTGCACAAAGAACAGCTAGAGTTTGACAATGTTGAATTAACTCAACGTAGTTATAAGTAA